The genome window TATACATTGACAGAGCCACAGGCCTTTTCTCCTTTACTCTTGGTGAACATTTAAGAGTGATTTGGAAAATCTGGATACTCATTCACATAGAGGTCGTATTCTTTAACTTTGAGATAAAGTCTTATTTATGGTCACAACAAAAACTATTTTAGCAAAATATCTGATTTTACTACTGTGAATACTTGCTATCCCATTAATAAAATACAATGCTACAGGAAATGACCCATCACTGAGGGGCACAATTAGCAGTAGTAAGAATATGTCACTGGCTCTTTTTTGGACAGAAGGCTACTGAGAGAAACTATAGTCTCCTTGGTAAAAATAAACTACTAATTCTAGAGAACAACTAATGTTGGCATCCTTCCACAGAAGAGAAGTTGAGAGTGTCCTTCTCTGAGTGGACAGTCAGAGCTAGAAATAGAGCACTTCATACACTAGGGGAAGTTTCTGGATTTTGATAGATTTTCCTGTTGTTCAGATGCCCtctaaacagaaacaaaaataaggaGATAAATCAATTGACAGACTCGCTCCTCTCAGAGCAAGCGACTCAGAGGAAGGGGCAGACTCAACAAGGGGCTTATTGTCCTGCACACGTCCCTCTCATCTCACCATAGACAAGAGCCGTACAAAAATCTGTTCCACAAAGAAACAGATCTTATTATCAAATTTAACTACATCAGTgacaattatttaaataaaataaagtcaaCAAAAGCCTTACCACAGCAGAAAGCGTCCAGGGCCCAAATATTCCCCCTTCTCCAAAGACTGGCTCGAAGAAGGGTATGATGAACAACAACATAGCTGAGGACATCGGTGCCTGATAGTACAACAACTGCATAGAGTTTACCTGCAACTCGTGCTGCTTAGCACCTACCCACTAAAACCAAAAGAGAAAGCTGTTAAACATGAGGAAAAGAACCCCATAAACTGAAAAACCTGAGCAAAAGCAAACTGGCTACTAACACAGAGGGAGTCTCACGTGGACAATACTAAACAGGCTGTTGAGCCTCACCACTGCCTCAGTGGAGGCCCCATGTGTTTGTCTCTTTCAAGTGAAAAAGCCATGAGAGGAGAAAATTGTATGCAAGGGCAGACACACTACGGGTCAAAGAGCctcacttttctctttttgaggCACAGTACACCTACAAAGAAATTCATGTTTAAATCTATCACATCTACATGACAGGAGTTTCTAATCAAGGAGGCTCTTCCAGTCATGGTCAATAGCAAATCGGGTGAGCTGTTAGTACAATCTTACAGCAGAAAGGGCTGAGGCAGTCCTTGGACAtaccaatttttaaaatcataattatCCAGAAAGGTTGTATTGTGGGTTTATGCAGTAATCCATCCTCTACAAAACCACATTAGAATGTATATAGTCGAAACTGAAGAAGGATACTGATAAAATGTAAATAGCTCAAGGATAAACCATGGGATTGAAGGACTGGAAAACATCCTTTCTAGGGAAAAAGCTCAAACGCAAGGCACATGCTTCAGCAAGGAGAACATCTGTTCCctctagaaaaaaaagaggagttttACAGCTAAAGCAATCTTAGCCCCTTGAAAATAACGCTCACGATAAAGATGACACCCCAATGTTTAGCAGCAAGGACGATCAATTCCTTAATTTGTCAGGGGTTATGGTGGATTATCATAATTTGGTGGAggttttcaaaaagaaataacGGAGCACAGAAGATTTCCTGCGGGGCTGGGCGCTACTTAAAGGCGATCAAAGCAAGGGGCAGCATCTGGGAGCCCAACCACCGCAACGCTCCCGCGCCCCGCGCCGTTACCCACCACTTGGTACAGGGAGGTCACCAGGACGCCCAGGGTGGCGAACGCCATCCCCAGAACGCTGAACTTCACGTCGTAGTAGGAGTTGAGGAAAACACCCAGCGTGATGGGGACCTGTGGAGGGGGGACACGGCGGTCTTAGGCAGGGTCGTTGCCCTCAGCGTTGCCCCTCCCCGCTCCCctcggccccgccgcctcctcACCAGGGTCAGCTTGATCCGCAGAGGGAAAGTCTTGCCGTAAGCCACGCTCTGGATAACCACGATGACCGGCGTGGTCATGGCCTTGGCCAGCTGGTAGGTACCGATGGTgttgctctgcagggagaggtTGGTGAAGACGACGAAGCCGCAGAAGCTGAGGGCCAGCGGCAGCACCTGCGCGGGCTGGAGGCTCTTGGGGGAGAAGGCGCCGAGCGCCTGGCACAGGTAGAGGCCGAGCCAGGTGATGGCGAAGTGCACCAGGGTGAGGCTGAGGTTGGGGAAGCCCAGCCGCACGTACAGCCACTTGTTCAGGAAGACGATGCAGATGGAGGCGGCCAGATTGACCAGCAGCCCTGCCGCCAGCCGGCCCTGCGCCGGTAGCCAGCCCATGGCTGAGGCAGCCCGGCGGCCGCCCGCGCACCGGCCgggcccgccgccgcctccccgccccgccgggacaCGTGGGCTCGCGCCTTCCGGTGGCCCCGCCCGCCCCGAACGGCCCCGCCCGGGAGGCCGGAGGGACGGCCCTCCGTGTGgcgtgtgtgtctgtgtgcgcCCCCACCTCCTGCCCAACAGCCCCGACGCGAGGAAACGCGCCTCGGCTCCAAGCCACAAGTACCTCTCCACAACAGGACTGCGCATTTCCACAAACACGACGTTGTTCTTTGCCAGGTGTCAAGAGATTCGGTGAAGGAGCTAAAGTCCTTGCCTAACTGCCCTACGTGTCCTCTGCACTCCGTCTTGTTAAGGGAAAGGCAGCTAAACTTGTGTTTACACATGTAAACGGGGGCAGAACAAGCTTTCAAAATAAACTACAAAATCTCAAACGGGGGTTTCAACGTATCATCATCTTTCCTCTGGTTCAGGACTTCATCAGCATTTTAGCAACTCCATCTACAGGAGGACAGTACAAGCCAAGAAGCAAGGCTGCCTTCTCTTCCGAAGGGCTGGAAGTAACCCCTCACTTTCgctttttggttttcctttcctccagtgtgtctgttttcttctcccctACTTTCTCCATACACCTTCTGGCAGTCTCACTTTCCTTCCCCCTGTACCCATGCTCATTTTACTGCTAAGTAATGTTTTCAGTCTATGGGCAGTCTTTTTGGcatgtagaaaataaattaaggaCGTTCAGAAAATCACCAAATTTATATAATGACATTTTAGATTAGAAcaagcattttctctttttcaagcacttttattaggaaaaaaaaccatgaaaaaggTTATGTAACAAATAACATCTCTGAAGTTGGTCATACTTTTTCAAGTTTAAATTGAAATCTGAAGGTTGGGGTTTTTCACCCCACAAAAAGAGAGAACACTTTGTCCAAGTAATGATTCTGTTGGGGTCTTTTGCTTGTCCATGTCCAGAATGTCCATGCTCAGAAGTTTTTGAAAATATCTGCATGAAAACTTATGACTGAATTTCATATCCCAAAGGATCAAGATCCTGGTCCAGAAGTATCAGAGAAGATTCCCTCAGCTTCTGTAGAAGCTTTCGAAgttcttcttttgaaaatacctgagaataaataataaaaaaccaaacatcatAAAGTTGCATTTATTTGCAATGAATAGCACTGATACAAAAAAGTAAGTAGTGATTAATTAAGTTActatttttctatttgattatttatttctgtttaagaTAGTGTGATCAtcaggcatttcagaaggacATTTAGTAAGACATGGAAAGTTAGTAGCAGCATCCAAAGCCTGAATGTAGGCTCAAAACACCTCTGTCTCATTTTCGAGTTGTTTTTCAGGCTTTTGGAGGCAAAGATGATCATGGGTAAACCAAACACTCTAAACCAAAATGTGCTTATATAGTGTTTGATATgcaatggaaataaagaaatcaatTACAATCCTACACCTAAACTTAGAATCATGGACTCGTTTAGGCTGGtaaagacctttaagatcatgaAGTTAAAATTCAATAGCCCCTATCCAAAAACTAGTAACTGCATTACTCAGAACTGGTTGTCAGACCACCAGTCATTATCCTCAATATTTCAAAGTTAACTCTTTGATTCCTTAAGTCATAACACAAGGAAACCTTTTACTACTACAGTAAAGCCATCAAGAAACTTATGATGTTAAGGAACATATGGTGTCTTCCTCTCTATATAGAAGCTTTTTCCACAGCCAACCCACAGAGCTTTCAATGTAAGCCAGGCTGTTGCAGCCCTGCCTAGCTCACCGTGTAGAGCTTGTGGCGCTCCGAGGCGACCATGTCAGCGAGGCGCAGGCACTCCTGGTGTTGCCCCGTGCTGTGGAGCACTGTGTGCAGCAAAAAGCACATCATTGGCAGACACAGCTTTCGCAGCAGGATCATCTGGTGCGTTCGCTCAGGGTCATCCTCGGCATCCTTACCAGAGCAAAAGAATGCATTAGTATTATGAAAATCTACCTTTAACAGGCACCTCAGCATAACTCTGCAATTAGTACTGTTGGAGGCAGAAAACTGGCCTAAGCAGCCTGGAGTGGACTGTCAGATGTGATCTGTATGGTTACTAAGGGGAGCAAGCTCTAAATGCTCACAGCAAGGCCAGAGCCAATTAAACAGGAACACATGAAACTAAATGTCACAAAGGTACAACTACACGTGATCTGTGCTTTGTGGTCTGTGTCATGACATAAAAACTCATTTTACCTCTCTGACGTCaaccatccatcctccatcaaCAAACAGCAACACATTGTACATTTTCTCCTTAACATCAGCTGTAAGAGCATCCAAGAGGCCTTTCCAAATGCCATAATCCATCtggcaaagaaacaaaaaataaactgctGCAGAACAGGACAATTTCCAAGGCTATTTTAAAACACACTGCAACAGGCAGTGCAGctcaaattaaaattagaatcTTCAGCCAGTGGCTAAAACTTAGAAGTCTGCTGCTAACAGCTATTTCCAACCTTGCTTAATGCCCTGTCCATAAAGTCAGACAGGTTGTTCAAAAACAAAGCCACTAGAGAAAGGTAATTTTAAACAACCTATTCTCCATGCTtataaaacaaatgtttgttAACTGAATAGGGTATATATTTACTGACCAGACATGCAAAAAGAACTTCAgtcaaaacaaaactgcagcatcttttagaaaacaaaaggtGATAATACTTAATAGAATAGCAAAATCAAGTGCTCACATTTATTAATAACACTGACAATCAACACATGATAATATTTAGTATTACAATATTTTATGTAAAGCTGAGTCATTAAAAAACCAGAATTTATTGTGCAGTTGCCTTATTATTCTGTTGTTTCATACTCTctcaacataaaaataatttataatagaGTCCTTAAATAATATGAAATAGTAGTCTTCTACTTTCTTTCATTGAACTAGACTGCTTCTAAAGCAAGAACATAAAATTTTACAGTAAATAAAGTGGACTTCCACCTACCTCATACTTCTTTTCTTTATGTTCATGGGCCACTTTTTCAGTGAAACTTGCTTGTGGTAACAAAGACGGCTTCTGTGGAGCTGAGTTCATGTGTTTAAACCATTCATTAAAGGTTTCATGGGCTTCCTGGATTGCATTGGAAACAGTGTTAGGGTATTTTTGACTCATCTAATAACCAGAATGTCATTACATGCACAGGTTTAATGAATCAAAGAATCAGAAGTTAAATTAAATGGACAAAGCTAAAGTTTCACCACCAAGGCAAAGCCACCAGTATTTCAAAACAGTAACTTGGAATATTGCATATTTGAAACTCACCAAATATGCACGAATACATAAATGTTCCCGGATAGCATTGTCATCTTCAGCTGGAAGCGGAGTATCCATTCCCTGTTCTTCCCACTGGTTATATATTTCTGCTATAGAGTCTTGGGGAATCTTCACAAACACATCTTTTGCAGCTTCATGTTTCTTGGATGCTATGAGAATGTGAACTGGGTATCAGAGCTTTGCAATTTCCATACCTTATCTTCTTAAGCTGGCAAACCCATGCTTTTTAATAGACTAGATCCAAAGTTATATCAAATGTAGTGCCAAGAGCCAATGAGAACAAaatcaacatttaaaaataagtctACAATATTTGTGAAGCTTAGTACCCAAGAACTTCCTCATGATTGCATTGCTTTGCTTAAGTGCTTCTGCCCTCTGTGCAGGATCGAATACGAGCCAGTCAATTACATCTATTTTCAGCTGATCCGCCTGTAAAAACCAACACAGAGATTCACCACCATTTTAAGCACACAGCTGATGTAACACACATTAGATCTGGTCAGGGAAATACACAAGTTTGGAAAGCATTACAACATAGTAAATAACAAGGATTGCTTTATTCAAAAGATTAGAAAATCTCTGCCATCTGGAATAATAAGTGTTCCCAAGATATCCAGAGCATCTCTCAATATTTTTTATGGATTATGGTGTGTTTTCCTcaaattttaatacaaataCACTGTAACAACATGTTTTATGGAGTTCTTGCTATAATCTTCAAGGGTGCCATCAGCCTGCAACCAGTCTTCCAACTCTTGTGTTAGATAAACTACCTTTTTGTCTTAGGGAGCTTAAACTTTATACTGAACAGCAAAAACATTACCACAAACTTGCAAACAATCAGTTGCTGTCCAAACAGTACTTTGAATAGAGCCTGTTAACATTATCTTGCTGTCCCTAAAGAACTGAGTTTGATCCAACCAATGCTCAATAGCAGTGACAAGGAAACTGTCAGCAAAAGCAGTGTCTGCTGTAGTTAGAAATGCCACTTCAGCATCTTAAAAGATACATCTGAGATCCAAAGTACTAATCCTCAGAAACTGTAGAGGCTACAGTAACAGCCTACATCATAGGGTGCTACAGTCGTTTCAAGGGCCTTATCTTGACTTGTACACGGTATGGCTGCTGATAAGCAGACCCAAAGAGCaaggagaagcagaaatagAGTTGCAGATTTGTGCAATATTCTCACTTGGTCACATGGGAAGTGCATTTCCCTCACAGGCTTTTTCAAGGCAATCTTCACCAttgttgaaagaaaaatatggctCATACATGGTCAAAGACTCCGTAGCTGATTGCAAACTGGACTATCTGCTCTGTGAAGCACTCACCTCTGTTGTGCCTGTGTCTAGCACATGATCGTGGTGGCTGAACTCCCCAGCATCCTTCTTGCGGATGTTTTCAACAACAGTTTTTGTTATGGTTGCAACGTCCAGACCTGGGTTAAAAGAGAACTGTGTAAAAACTATCATGAATTCAAACTTAACACAAATTGAATTTCAGACTCCAGTTGTTGATCTTATTCCTTACTACTGGTAATTCTTATCAGTCTGTTCAAACATACATTGTCAGAATAAATTATAAGCTTTTGCGCTATGTCATTTATTGCAGGTATTTTAGAAGAATGAGATTTGATGTAACAGAGAATATCAAATACAAGAATAAGACAACTAATAAGTTTTTCAATCTGTGCTGAAGACAGCATATAGATATATCTGCTAAGATCACTGATTCCTACAATTATGACAGCAAGATTATGATTTGACAGGAATGTACCAGGAAAAGCTCAGAATAGTTCTTTTACAGATGCTTAAGCAGGATGTGCTATTTTTGAATCCTAAGCTGAGTTTAAAAGAAAGTGATTGAAAAATGACTGAAGAGAAGAAACGAAAATCCGAAGGAAATCTTCTTTGTGTATTCTGAGTAGCACAGAGGTATTGTCAAGCAATGGACAGTGTGCTGCTTCATTGTAATCCCCTTCTAGTTTCATGTACAGGCCTGGAAGGAAGTTTACAATTAATGCAAGCAACCGACCATGGCTAAGAAAAAGCACTATAAATTGGACAAAAAATTTAAGATACTCATAACCTTCCTAAATCCACAAAGAggtatgtatttttataattagTTCTCTGAAATAATATGATCATGTCAAGCTTCAGAACATATATTTGAGACAGGCAGCTGACATTTACTTCCTGGTGTGTTTGGACATAACCCAGAAGCAGTAATATTTAGTTTAATTCCAAGTTAATGAAAACACACTTATACACCTACTTGAAGAAGTGAtcagcaaattaattttatttaattaaaaaaaaaataggagaaggaaaatgtatTGTATTCATAGCTAGGTTTTGGAGCAAAcactactgaaagacaaaataaCCCAGGATATAAAATGATAATTGGACCATCAGGGTCTCTCACCTGCTGTTTTTGCTAATTCAAGGCAGTGGTGGCGTTGATCACTCTCAGTAATATCTTCAAGAAATAAAGCGTACTGAGCCACAGCGAGCTCTGGGGGCAGGTGGCTGACATAAAATGCTATTAAATCTGTGTGCTTCTCAGACACCAACCGCTGCACAGTACAAACCAAGCATACAGAATGAGAAGCAAATATGTAAGAAGCAAATATATAGAAGATATCCAccaatatataaatatatataacagATACGTATACTATATTCCTTAGTAAAAACACGTACTGACTAAACCcaaaaatgtgtaaaaaattCCTGATTAATTTATTCTGATGCAGGAAGATCATCCTCTAAACAAAGATCAATAAATCTGTCCCTTATTTAAGAATTGCTGTCAGAGAATTTGTGAATTAGGCAAGCTTCCATGTATCTCTTGAGAGTACAGCATTAGCTGCATCATAGCTCTTATCATCCTGTAAATTTaagtctgcttttcttcctcctttacATCCAAATCAcatcagagaaaataaacagtatttCTGAAAGCTTACCTGAATGTAGGTCTTTAGGACCTCCACAGAAACTTCCTCCTTATTGCAAACAAAtataaattcaattttaaatcagataatatggaaaataaaataaaaggtactTCACAGGCTATCACTATTAAAACAGACACAAGGTTATTTGCCTATTCTTGCTTCACTTATCTACACAAACAGGCTCAACTGGAGAACTGTTTCTCTTGGAGCATGATTAAAAAAGCATGTCTTCTGATTAAAAGATTTAGTGTaccaaggattttttttcagcaactGGATAGTCTTTGGTCTATCTGGAATTTACAGGATTACTTACTTTTTACAGGACTTTTAAATCTTTCCATTTTaccatattttttaaattaataaaaaaatgtcaGGTACACAGATTGTTCTGTGTGTACTGCAGTGTACTACGTACCCTGTTTTATTATAGGAAATGATAATGTAATAGGGTATAAATATCACCTGACTCATCTAGAATATCCTATACTAAACAACCACTATAGTCCAAGCACGTGAAACTGCCTTAGCTAAGACTCAAGTGTTTGTTGCTGTCAGGAATtatcattttaatttatatgtgTAAATTGAAGACCTTCATCTGTGCATACATCTATATGATCTGCATACAATCAATACACAATAAATATAAAAGcttgcacttctgcctcttcccCATGAAGTCTACTGAGGGTTGATCGAGTAATCATACAATAAATTCATCTATTCTAAAACTGTAAAGGCAGAATCAACTGCTACAAATTCCCACAATGGAATTAATGTAGGAAATTGCACCTTTTTTGTCCCCTCTGTCAAACATATGCGAATGGCTAGTTCTACTGCACTTTAGCTTAAAGACCTACTCCGTAAAAtgtatgtaaaaatatttattagtaTGTATataaactaataaaaaattAGTATACATATAGTATATAAATATTAGTATACATATACATGCACACACTCCTCTTATTTAGCTAAACGTTAACTGACTTCAAAACTAATTTCCATGAGGAATTCAAGCAATGATTGGAAGTATGAATAAACAGTAACTCGGAGCTGTATTTAAATCATCTAATGAAAACACACATTTGTGTTTTCCCAAAAGAGGTTACATTCAGAAACTTACTTGATACATAACagcttctgaattttaaaatagtagAGAAGGAGAGCACCAAATTACTTGTGATATTGTCAGAAATGAGTAATTACAGCTATGTGACCCATCTGTGTATTTAGCATAAATAGGCCAGATAGGTAGTAGGCTATACTTACTTTATACTTGGAGATAATAAGAAAATTTCAGCTGGTACTAATTATCTCAAGCAGAAGCACTTATGAGTTTAAAGCAGCAATAGGTACCGTTCCAGCAATTGTGGAAGAACAGATTATATTCAAGACATCTTGGCTGCTATGAATAAGCCTAACACTGAAGTTTGATTCAGGACCTTCTCAACAAAGGGCTTCTGAGTAAAATCCACCATCCTCAAAACCCAATTTTTAAGCTCAGCTGGAAGAGATGAGGATGCTCTTTTCTCCTTTAAGGCTCCAAGAGCAACAAATAAACTATTTAAACAtgcagctcctcctcagccTGGCAGTAACTTACCATCATTCTATGCTGTCCATGTATTCCCACACAAGCATTTCTACTTCAAAGACTGGCTACTGCTATGACAGCAAATCAAGTACAAGGGAACTGACCTTAGTCTGCATACCCAAAGTGCGGAAAAACAGAATAAGATGTGTCATGAAACGAAGGAGGTGTCCTGGGAGCACACTTCTGTCCTTGGAAAGCCACCTACTGACTTCTTCCATCAAACCTATAACCACCAAGGAAATGTCTGCATTAGCCAAaccatgaagaaaaagaaaaaaacacctaagaaatatttcaaaattatgcaTTTATTCAACAAATGTAATTTAGTCTCAGAAGTCCCaacaaaacagaacagcaaCAATTTTGGAAAGATGTAGCTCTTTGGCTTATAAAGGTACTGTATGTATTCCATTATTCCTCAGAAGGAGTTACAGCTATAGTCTGGCATGTATCCTGACACATTTACATGATTTCATTACTTCTTATTAATTCTTTGAAAACACCCTGTAGGTCAAACTGTCCCTGCAATTTTTGATTACAGCACATCTTTAATGCAGAGCTTGCCTACTGTGTGCTTCTAAAAATCCATTCATACAGAAGATTCTGGAAAGTTCTCTCAAAATAACGTAGTCAgttgacaataaaaaaaaaaatcacttaagaGAAATGCTTACCATCCACATCTCCAAGTATAATGAATTTCTGAATCACATGATAGTGTTCTTGATTCTCCTCTATAACCCTCtggagataaaaaaagaaaattcaaactTTGAATAAATCTTCTAGCATAAtgtatgaagaaaataaacttatAAATAAAGCAAAGGTTCCTCAAGGGAAAAAAGCTATCCTATTTCAAAGGGTATTCTTCATAAAGAGCAAGAGAAAA of Vidua macroura isolate BioBank_ID:100142 chromosome 5, ASM2450914v1, whole genome shotgun sequence contains these proteins:
- the SLC35E3 gene encoding solute carrier family 35 member E3 is translated as MRSPVVERYLWLGAEARFLASGLLGRRWGRTQTHTPHGGPSLRPPGRGRSGRAGPPEGASPRVPAGRGGGGGPGRCAGGRRAASAMGWLPAQGRLAAGLLVNLAASICIVFLNKWLYVRLGFPNLSLTLVHFAITWLGLYLCQALGAFSPKSLQPAQVLPLALSFCGFVVFTNLSLQSNTIGTYQLAKAMTTPVIVVIQSVAYGKTFPLRIKLTLVPITLGVFLNSYYDVKFSVLGMAFATLGVLVTSLYQVWVGAKQHELQVNSMQLLYYQAPMSSAMLLFIIPFFEPVFGEGGIFGPWTLSAVIMVLLSGIIAFMVNLSIYWIIGNTSPVTYNMFGHFKFCITLLGGCLLFKDPLSVNQGLGILCTLFGILAYTHFKLSEQESNKSKLVQRP